From a single Peromyscus maniculatus bairdii isolate BWxNUB_F1_BW_parent chromosome 4, HU_Pman_BW_mat_3.1, whole genome shotgun sequence genomic region:
- the LOC121828994 gene encoding olfactory receptor 4F15 has protein sequence MLVLTSEAMHGMNRSVVSEFVFLGITNIWEIQFLLFVFTLFFYFASMMGNLVIVLTVTLDAHLNSPLYFLLANLSVIDMVFCSITAPKMICDIFKKHKTISFWGCITQIFFSHAVGGTEMVLLIAMAFDRYVAICKPLHYLIIMSPRVCLFFLVTSWVIGLIHSVVQLVFVVDLPFCGPNTLDSFYCDLPRLLRLACTNTQELELMVTVNSGLISVGSFLLLVISYIFILFTVWKHSSGGLSKALSTLSAHVTVVILFFGPLMFFYTWPSPTSHLDKYLAIFDAFITPFLNPVIYTFRNKDMKVAMRRLWGYLRHYRKMS, from the coding sequence ATGCTGGTTCTGACATCTGAAGCAATGCATGGAATGAATCGCTCTGTGGTATCAGAGTTTGTGTTCCTCGGGATCACTAATATATGGGAGATTCAGTTTCTACTTTTTGTCTTCACTTTGTTCTTCTACTTTGCAAGCATGATGGGCAACCTTGTCATTGTGCTCACTGTAACTTTGGATGCTCATCTAAACTCCCCCCTCTACTTCCTCTTAGCTAATCTCTCAGTCATTGATATGGTATTCTGCTCAATTACAGCTCCTAAGATGATCTGTGACATTttcaagaaacacaaaaccatctCCTTCTGGGGCTGTATTACTCAGATCTTCTTCAGTCATGCAGTTGGGGGCACTGAGATGGTGTTACTCATAGCCATGGCTTTTGACCGATATGTAGCCATATGTAAGCCTCTGCACTACCTGATCATCATGAGCCCACGCGTGTGTCTATTTTTTTTAGTCACTTCCTGGGTCATTGGCCTTATTCACTCAGTGGTACAATTGGTGTTTGTGGTAGACTTGCCTTTCTGTGGTCCTAATACCTTGGACAGTTTTTATTGTGACCTCCCCCGACTCCTCAGACTTGCTTGCACAAACACTCAAGAGCTTGAGCTCATGGTCACTGTCAACAGTGGGCTCATTTCTGTGGGCTCCTTTCTCTTACTGGTCATTTCCTATATTTTCATTCTGTTTACTGTTTGGAAACATTCTTCTGGTGGATTGTCTAAGGCCCTTTCCACCCTTTCAGCCCATGTCACAGTGGTCATCTTATTCTTTGGGCCACTGATGTTTTTCTACACATGGCCATCACCAACATCACACCTGGATAAATATCTTGCTATTTTTGATGCATTTATTACTCCCTTTTTGAATCCAGTCATCTATACATTCAGGAACAAAGACATGAAAGTGGCAATGAGGAGACTGTGGGGCTATCTTAGGCACTACAGGAAAATGTCATAA